TTAAGCAGGTGATTGAttgatcgatcgatcgatggGCTTTTGTTAATGTCGTCGGTCGATGTTTTTATTTCGATTTGATTGACGGGATTTCTTTTTGGGGtgcttttttgggtttttgggttCCGTGTCGGGTTCCGCCTCTGGGGTTTGCTCCCCCTCCTCTAGATTGATTTTGTACACGTTTTTTAGATTACGTTTAATATATGTCGCCTTATCCCTGGTCTTCGtacgaaaaaaataattaatcccTAGTCGTTTCACTCATTTGCCGGCCATTCGACGTGTAATTTTGGAATTAATCATGCTTCGAAATGATAAAAACACCCCTATTTGCGATTCTCAACCTGAAAAAGTTACAACTTAATTTATGTTTTGTCATCAAAACTTTTCCTAGTACTCAAAAAAGAACAACTTTTGATTTCTAATGCACTGTATGCACCATACCCAATAGCTTGGTTTGGGGGTTATGCATGAAAAGAAAGTTGGCAGCCAATGACAAGGTATAATTTCATCCATTATCTCTACTCcaaaatagataaatataatAAACTAATTGGGTGCACAATTAAATTTAAAGAGCTTCGTTAGGAAGGAATAGTTTTAGGAGGAGACCGAATAGATTCTATATCTTCAGAATAGCATTGTTGGTTCAATTTTTTAccgtgattttctttttctgtttcttttttgattttttttgtgggatTTACCAATTGAAAATCTCGTTTTGTTGGATCTCGGCGGCTAACCAAATTtaattttcctataaataaGTGAACTTGGCATTTGGAGGGGGAGACGTGTGGGAAATGGGTCAAAAGAGGGCATCTTTATTGCTTTGCTTCAAGAGCAAGGATGCAGCATGGAGAAAAAGATTCCCACAGGACAAGAAAGGGGAGCCCATATAAAAAGCCAATTAGTGGTGGCTGTTACACTCCTTATTACGCaagttattaattatttaaatggACCTTAGAAATATCTGCGCATCTTTCTTGCTTTACgttatatacatatatcaaaAAGACCAGTCCATTTGGCCTAGCAGATTTATAAAATTTCGTGGGCGGCAATGTCTGGGTTTTGTTCCGTGCATAGTATATTCGAGTAATCgatattaaaatttcacatatcGATGACAAATGAAAAGTCATTGATGACTTATTAATTCAATCAACTTACAATGAAATAGCGATTTTATAGCCATGAATTTAAAAGCAAATTATCACATACTTTTAACAATTGCAAGTGGGCACATAATTCCGTCAATAAAGTATGAGTATCTACATATTTTATTAGTAGTGTCAGTTGAGAGTTTTAACTTacaacaaaataaatttgaggGACATACCTGACCCTAATCCTTTTTCTCGATGCGAGCAACTTCGCCTAATCTTTGGTAGCTCTTCCATAATGGATTTTTTGCAGCCATTTTAAGCGCTGGAGTTTGAACCAGCAACCCGACACACGATCTCGTCCTAAATAACAGGCCGAAGATCAATATTAAAGTCGAACAAGATGACACTGGGGAGAATAATCTCATGTAGCGACTGCATATGCTGTCGGAAACATCATTTTACGTGACTCGAATTCTCGCACATCTCGCGTCACCATCGCGTGTTAGCCTAGCCGCCTTGTGGAACATGGTATGTTCGCACCTTCGGAGATTCCTTATCAACACAAGTCTCCTCTTCAACTTCGAAAGGCCGCGCTTGAGAGATCGggccaacttttcttttgtcatcaAAGGCCAGCGAGATGCTATGTGGTTGCTGGGCTTATGGAACAGTTTGATTTTGGGCAAAATATAGCATTTTCCGCTTGGCTCTACTTAGGTAAAAAGtcgaattgtttttttttttcacaaaaagagTAGTGCTCTTGACACATGACATTCCCATCCACTCAAACCAATTGTGACAAGTCAAGTGTTGTCAATGATAATACTTCCCACGCGGTGGTGTCAAATTAAATGAACGGAAACCTCATATTTTGAACACTTTGAAAGGCTATTGATGTTGATGGACTCACTTGACTCCATTATAATCTTCAAAAcaatttccgttcttttttcTTAACTCAGATTGTTTCTCACCTTATTGAAATcatattgaatttgatttcaccTTATGATTAGTATATAGCTAGGTGATCATTGAAATTTGGGATGACGTGATGATAATATCAAACTTAACTTACTATGGAAACATCTAGCATTgttgctccaaaaaaaaaattatgatccCCTAAACTAATTATTCATCCCGAAGATCATTTCATGCACTTTGAATTACATCCATGTTCATCCATAGTCATTCCATTGCAGCATCACTTTAGCAATCGACAGCTTTTCCAATAGAACACGGGGCAGCGGGATAATGACGAAAAAACATTTAGAGTTTggataaatattaaaatagtgcatcaaaattgaatttagGGCACGAAAAACTAGTGGAGGTTTTAGTAGTTGGGCCCTTATGCAAGGTCTCAAAGTGGAAGGGAACTTTGGCTTTGAGGGTTTTTGTTACATCTGGATTGAATACCTCCAAAATATTACTAGACAATAAGAATAGAACCTCCAttataacccaaaaaaaaaaaaaaaaaaaaaaaaaggaatacaaCCTACATGTGCTGGAAGCCTGGAATGTCCATCTTTATGCATATGCATGAACTTTTCCCAACTTAGGTGCTGCTGTTGTTGGTACTATCTTcatatgttgtttttctagCCAAAGATTATTTCATCTGTTATAGATCTCCCAGATTTTAACTTCATTACTCTCTATATCGAGTTTAAAAAATGTGTGCCTTTTTCGACTTTTAGTTATGTCAGGACCAATTTGGCCTCCTATCTCCACGCTACAAAATTTAATTACCCCAAAAGAGAAAATGCATAGAAGAAATATTCTGTTCaaagagaaattttcaaaaattgagaatgagATTCCCCATTACATAGCAAATCAATTTTCTCCCATCACTTACCACAAACCCATACTATCACAAGCCAAATTCAAGTCACAAATTCATATCCTAACGTATCgttgcaaaattttatatttatatcgAGCGCGAATAcgtcaaaagaaaagtcaagaaatCCGCACGCTTACCCTTGATTTTCGCACATTTTTATAATCTAACCTCTATTTCAGTGACACAAAAGGACGGTCACAGAAGAACCGTGGGAATTGGGAAGGTGTCGCTTGAAGGCCAGTGGAACGCCTAAATTCCACCAAAACCGGCATGGAAATCAACAAAACGGTGGCCAACTCGAGCACCACGTGCTTCCCCCGAAGCAACATTCCATCCCCCAATCCCCACAACCTGCCAACCGGCCATCAGATCCAAAGCGATCCGATCCGGGAGGACGCCAGACCACCACCATTCCAATTCCCCTACCTAGCGATCTGTGCTCGCTTCGATTCTACCCATCAAGTAACTCCccaagacccaaaaaaatgaaGGTGAATCGAGCAGGCACGTAAACACGCATCGGAGCAAAGGCAAGAAAATACGAGTAACAGCGATAGTAGACTGCAGAAAGAGACGAATCCGAAGTATAACATTTCCAGAAAAAAAGACGCAGTGTCAAAGAAGCCAGAACATCGGTATCGTGTGGATGTTAGTAACGAAAGGCATCATCCGTTGGTTTCGTTTTGGTACGTGTCGATCTATGTACTGAAACGAAAAACAACTTGGGACATCTTCCATGAAGCACGAAAAGAAAGACTGTACATCCTTTACCAGGGTAGGGAGGAAGCGATCGCGTGGCGAGTTTCCTTCGCCGTTCTCTAATTTCGTACCATCGCCAGTCACTTTAGCGTCTCCTCCACCGCACCCACGTTGAGGGGGATCCACTCGTAACGACCTTCGAGCGGCGCGTCGTTGACGACGTCGTAATTGTACCTGCCGAATTGGGGAAGAAgaaaccccaaaaaaagaaagggaaaaggaaaagaaaagggaaggaataAACGGGTTTGTTAAGTTCGTTTCGAGTAATGAAACCTCCAAGCGAAAGCTAAACTGCGCACTGCTTATCCTGCGCACACTCACCTCTCCGCGAACCGCCTCTGCTGCTCCCTCTCCGCGGCGGACAAATAGGCCTCGATCTCCGCCGCGCGTGTCGACTTCACCTTCGCCGCGTCGGCGCCGGGTGCCGGCGGAGGTTGCGTCTCCGGTTGTCTTCTGCGGGCATCCAGCGACGCTGGAGTTTCTCTGCTGCGAGGTGTAGAACGAGAGAGGATTTCAGCTTCAGCCATGCGTACCCAAGAGAGATTCGTATCCCGATGGaagcaaaagaacagaaaagaaacGATGGAGAATATAAACCTGAGGTTGCCGTCGGCGCACGTCTTGTCCTcgctttcaattttcaaattctcgGCCTGCAACGGTACGTTCACAAATTTTTAAGACGGTGTGAGCCGTTGGGAAAACAGATAGAATCGCACTTGCTGGCCAAGAAGATCCAGTGAAGCAGAGCCCTACGATCACGATGATGGAAAGAAACCGGAAATGGAGTTTCGAAAATTATTCGGCAAGATTGCGTTTGCCAAATCGCTAATGGAAACTATACACCCCTCGTATTTTGAAGCGGATGAAGAGAAACATGACAAAGGTTCCCCCACGATAGGTCAGAATCCGTAAATTCCGGGCGAGAAAAAGATCTAATCCCGAGCGATTCAAGGAAGGAGACAGTACTTTCTCCTGGATCAGAGATATGCATTTGCTTTCcttttgaggaagaaaaacaaaatctaCTCGAGACCGTTATTACTAGGCGAGAGAAAAACGGAACGACCTTTCGGAAGTTCAAAAGTTCCGTAGTTACCTCTGAACCTGATGATCGCTTCCTCTTGTTCGAGTTTCCCCTGGATTTGACGGCGGAGGGGAGCTGGCCGCACCGGCAGCAGGAGGGGCGGTCGCCGCGACCGGGCGGCGGCGGTCCCTCCGGCGAAGCGGAGATAGGGGGGCcggtggcgacggcgggagCCGAAGGAGGCGGCCCCGGCGGTTCTTCGGAGGCGACGAGTGACATGGCTCTCTTGGACGTACttttgcagggcgtgggaggaGCAGGCTCCGTTGCAATTCTCTCGTACTTGATCACGAGATCTGccatctctctccccctctctctctctccctctctgggGGCTTTTCCTATTTTCGGTTATGGGGAAAGAAGGCGCTCTCTCGATGTTGCAGGGCTTTTGAGGATCAAGGCGGTGGGGCGGATGGCCATCGTCCGATTGATGAACAATCGTTAGGGGTAATGAGTAACATAAATTCGATTGCACGACTTTCTCTAAATTCCACGTGTCGCCCGTTTAGAGGGCGAATGCTTGAAAGCGGggttgaataaaaagaaaattggtcgGACCGACAGAGAGTTTTATCCCATTTGTCGAACTTAATTGTGCCGACAAAGTAAGAGATCTTTGGGTTTCGAGTGATTACTTTGCTTAaactttaaaacaaaaataacggGGAGCCCTCCATTTGTCGAACTAATTTTGACTTATTGATACGATCGCTTGTTATTGACTTGAGATGCATTACTTGTAGACATTACTTCTCTCTCAATGAAATAGTGTGGATCTTTGTAAAGCTCGTAATTGACTTATTAAACATACTTGATGTGTCAACTCCTGCGCATtgatcaaaataaaacttgagaAAAGATTATGTAAATATCAAAGCAACCAATTATATTCAAATACTTATCAATTAATTGCCACTTGTGTTTTGattcaataaatatttcaaGGATTTCTAGCGAAAAATATATCTCTTTAGCTAGTCACAGCgaataaatttcaaatgttaCATATAGCATTCTAAAATtatggtttaaaaaaaaaaaatctcatatccAATTTAtactttcctcctcttcctttttttttttttttttctttttcgcagGCTTGCTTTTTTCTCACAAAGTAATGGAAGTTACGAAAAGATGTTCAAACTTCAACCATGATCAATTAGTCATGAAGAAGAATACTGTGCACAAAAAGTATCCCGGTGGAAAAGCCAGATTACCTTTCTTTTCCgtcctttaatataaaaattgga
Above is a window of Eucalyptus grandis isolate ANBG69807.140 chromosome 9, ASM1654582v1, whole genome shotgun sequence DNA encoding:
- the LOC104418746 gene encoding cyclin-dependent kinase inhibitor 1; amino-acid sequence: MADLVIKYERIATEPAPPTPCKSTSKRAMSLVASEEPPGPPPSAPAVATGPPISASPEGPPPPGRGDRPSCCRCGQLPSAVKSRGNSNKRKRSSGSEAENLKIESEDKTCADGNLSRETPASLDARRRQPETQPPPAPGADAAKVKSTRAAEIEAYLSAAEREQQRRFAERYNYDVVNDAPLEGRYEWIPLNVGAVEETLK